The Osmia lignaria lignaria isolate PbOS001 chromosome 1, iyOsmLign1, whole genome shotgun sequence nucleotide sequence CGAACAGTCACGATTGCACCGGCTGATTCACGGATCTCACGATGGTGAACTTGACACACGGACAGTTTCTCAGgcgagaaagagggaaaggAGGAAAGCCGACGAATTCGCGGTCGATGATCAACGATTAGTTTTATAGAAAATTCAAAGCAGACGTTTCATTAGCCGATCCGCATGTGAGCTGATTTCACTGAACCTTACACTTGAACAAATGTTACTCGGTGTCAAGGGTCTAATAACGCGATAGAAAGTAACAACTTTTATATTTATAGAAcgagatataataaaaatgatgatatcTGAGGATTAAATTTCTTCCTGTAGCAAAGTTCAGCGTGggattttttcaaatcattatCAAAACCAGAAACGAACTAATTCCGATGCAACTGGTTTGCATTTTTCCCATGATTCGTCTGGTTCGTTACTTTCTTCCTGCTTTTCCAGGTACTGAAACCGGTCGAGACCCTGCCCGCTGACATAATTAGCAGGCTGACAGAAAAAACGGGCAACTATTATCGGCGCGATTACGAAAATATGCTCGTAAATTAAGGTAGATCGTGCATAACGGTGCTGAATTATCTTCGCCTTCCAGATCTTTGCCGTAATCACGGATAAATGAAAACAGACAATAAAATATTGACTGAACGTAAATCGATGCAATTTTTTTGACCcacttaaatgaaataattaacttCCGATTAACCAGAAATATGTATGGAAATTTGCGAGGTAGAAGGAAAGATAAATTCACCATCTAGAAGAGATGGGAAAAGGGGGGCACAGGTTATGACATAATTGCTTAAGAAAGTTCAGATCGCGAATGTACGAGAAGTAGTTCACTCGCGTTAGAAGCTGACTACTTCCGCttattcttctcttttcttttcaacaTGGATCGAATTCCATTTCAATTTCCACtgtgaaaaatatgattaaaatgaaaagGTGTTTCGCTAACAGCTATAGGGTGAATCTAGGACGGAGGAAAACTGAACCTCTGACAGGAAGTTCGCTAGCTGGGACCGTCTGGATGAGGACATGTATGATTCACGGACAACGAGCACGCCCTTAACTCTGCAGTAGCTTAAACAACAGAAGAAGCTAAGGTGGAAAAAGTAACAAAGTTCTAGCAAAACGTCAGTTACACCGTCTAACAAAAACTAGTAATCAGTGGATGATGTATTACAgaacaattttctaattataatcTAATTACTCTCAGATGAAGAATGAAAGTTCTTGCAGTAcattaaacataaaataaaataaaaaaaaataaaaaatttactaaACAAATATGATGGTTCACCATTTGAATATCCACAATTCACAATGATCGAAATGATCCCGAGATATGCATCAAAGGAAAATCACGTCCGATCTATGGATGATTCGTAGGTACACGCGATTCCGTCACGGCGCACGCAACGCGTTACAACTTTCCACGCCAGCTGGAAAGCACGCACCGATTCGAACGGCGGTTCTGTTTTCGTAGCAAGTAATAGTGAAGTCGATTCACGGAATAAGAAGGGTCAGTCGAAGCCTACTTTCTTCCTCTGAATCGTCTCGAAGAGGGGAAACCACGTCGACTTAGCGCGTAGACCTTCAACAGAGAAGCTGGCCCCGTCTCCTCGTTGCGTTGGTCAGCCAGTTGTGTGCCAGTCTTACCTACCCAGTGAACGAATCCTCAAGATCAATCCTGTGACAACTTTATTCTTCGACCACGCGTTCTATTGTtccatacatatatgtatagttcTACCGGAAGGTTTTATTCGATTGGTGAAATTTTCTAAAGAGTTTTCATCGATAATCGCTGCTTCTACACCAGAGCTGACCTGATCGATACGAGAAGAGTTTTCGTGTTTGGTGAACCGTGAACCCTTGGACATCTACGCTTCGAACCGAGTAAGTATCTTCTCTTAAAGTTTAGAGGAAATTCGAGAATGTTCACTGGGATCGTGCGAAGAAAGTTATGCTCCATACAActtgaagaatttttttctttttgcttcgAGGATTTTGGTTTAAAATTGGTGGCTGATATTTTTCTACTTGAAaggaaaatacatatttttactatccttctttcattttataagaaTTATAGGGACCTagtttgatttttatataaaaaatttatgacTGCTCTTGTTTTTCTGCTCTACTGAAAAGTAACGAAAATGGGCTCGTTATAGATTTCGTGTtgatttaatttcatttgtagGATTTTCTTCTAATCCAATATCCTCCTTCTTTTAAAACACCCTCTGCATACCTCTTTAAcagtaaaagggttaaatatataaagaaaGAGCATGAATCGTGgtcatttatttgaaatgacTCTGAGCGAGTTACATGTCGGAAGAAAAATGGCGAAGATGAAACAACACGAGAAGTTTGGCGAACGAATTGATGGCCCGAGGCTCTCTTGCTCGATAATATTACGCTTTATATCGATAAATAACACGAGGCTACCGGAAACTCTGTTCTCTCTGGcttcgtatggtcatctaggtTGTGCCGAGCCAACGTTACACATTTCTCTCTGTCCTGTCGCGTGTTACTCGCTCCACGGAAATGTTTACCACGTTGAAATATCAAGCTTTATTTGCTCGCTTATAATGTCAGAATTAAACGATAATTGGCTGGATTTTTTGCGCTGGAAATTTCATGATACACgatatttatgatattttattcGCGAGTTTGCCTTCATTTTTTACCATTTAATGAGCGGACTAAATGTAACTATTAATTGAGGATAATTCATCATTTGCTAACACGTATGTACGTCGCGATACCTTTGATTAAGTCGAAAATTGGGATTACGCAAATGGAGCCAGTCTCTCGTGATTATTATTGTGATTAACAAATCGTTTCGCTTATTACGCCTATATTTCCCTGACAAATCTCCCGCAATTACGTCCGTGTGATTGTGAACGAGCAAACGACGATTCCGTGGAACGATAACAGAAAGAATGAAATTAACCGTGAGAAAGACATTGTAAATGCAATTAATTAGTGTAATTTAACTTTCACTTGTAGAAAAATAGCTGAGATTCTTTTCTGCGAACTAGCATGCGTTATCAACGatccaaataaaattttttcatttaattgatTCTTCTCTTGGTAAATTTCTAAATTGGATGGATCGATACCTACGATCTGGTGGGATTCGTTCATTTTTTGTAAAGAGCATACAGAATTTCAAgtaggaaagagaaaaagactaCCGCCAAGGGGATTAAAAGATGAAATTCGTCGTTCGCAAATAAATTGGTAGCTTTTCAATTGGCACGAATAGATCGGAAGCGCGTGTTGTTATTATTAACGTATCGGTGAAGACCGTTTGCAGGAGAAGAACGTTTGGAATCGATGCTTTCATCCTCGGAACGAGTTTGCGCTTTACTGGACCGTTTCCGGTTGTTTATGGTATTACTCTTGTACCACGCTTGACGGTGAACCGATGTCTTTACGAGCAATGGCGATGAAAATTCGACCGCAAGAATTCCACATAGAACCCGAAACTAGCTATTCAATTTTATAGTTATCGAATCGCGATAAAGTCTAATGGAAAAGTTTAtcatttacattaaaattaaattatgatCTATTACTAGCGCGATCGtccagaatttaaaaaaaattttacgtTTATCAAAAAGGGGGAAAAATTCGTATGTGCGTCGACCTAATTGCTGACGAGCTTCTAGGTGAAATTCAATTGTACCCTAGGTTTTTCGATGAATACCTACTCCATCGATACCCTTCACGTTCTACTCTAATTAAGCAATTAAAATCGACAGGAATCGGTGTCGAGTCACTTGTTTATAGCAGGGATCGAGCGATTTTTCATGGAAGCACTTGCTGCTTCTCTTTAACTCTTTCCCTTATCGACTTTCCGTCTATCAGACAGTTATTTCTAACAGATTAAGTGTTTACAAGTTTTTACAAGCTTTGCGAGCAAAATTATtcacgcgaaaaaaaaaaacatttcgaAATTTCCTCTTGCTGAATAAAAGCAGCGGTCCCATTTCATCCGTTATAATAACCAGCATATCACCGTCAGAACTCGGAAAATAGCGAATTCGCTAAAAATCCCACGAGAGTTTCATTCATTCCGCTCAGACACGCGACGAAAAAATTCAACTCCTCGAAACAATCAAAAACTCGCGGACCCGTTCGCGTAAAAGCAAGACGTCGAAACTCGCCGCATGCTCGTTAACACGCTCACACGTGTGCAcgagttttatatattttttctttttctttcttcgctctttctctctctctttcttttaaacCTCGTGAAAATTCAGAGCCGCGAGCCGACACGCCGTGCTTAGAAACTGCAACCGCGAAAGCAGAGGTGGGGCCGAGAAATTGCTTCTGCTCCTTAAAGCGgggaaagttttttttttattcttcttctctgTCGAACACGTTTGCGACTCGTGTATCCTGTGACGTGATCAACGGATCAAAAACGAGCAGTCTACCAGCACTTCCGGTATGATAACTTTGTTCATTAACCCCCGGAGAGCTGATGGCTTAACAGTTTCGCAGGGGCTCTTACACCGGGTCAGTGTAGGATCATTTGTATCTGTTTGTCGCGAGGTACGTGTCTTTACTTACATCCGCCTGACGATGGAAAATTTGTAGAAGAAAAAGCATAGCTTCCTTTACAAGCGCTATGTATGCAAAATTATATAGGTGGTTTGTTCCTTTTGTGTAATTCAAGCGTTTACGTGGAATGTTTCAAATGATATGATAGACGTTGATTGATCTCTAccacctttcctttttttttcaatgggaaAAGAAATTTGTCATCTATAAGGAAGTTCGTGTACAGAAATTGCTGTTATAGTTTCACAGTAATTGGCACTTCATAGAGATACTTTACTTTTTCATTGAAACACGCATAACGCATGAAAATATGATGGGTGTTTCAATTGAAGAGCGTTGATGGGTGTTAATATGCATAGCTTAATGTGCCAGACATCGTTCGGTCTATCGCTTTACGGATCGTGCATTGAATGAAAAACAATACTCGTCGAGAACGAAGGGAAAGTTATGACGAATTTAAGTTGTTGCCTATATAGAAACTTGTTACGAACTGATTAGTCTTTCCGTGCGCAAGTTTCTTAGCGTCTCGTTCGCGTGTGTCTGTTTTTTCGTTTTTGTCTTTTTTCGAGCGATTTCATTTGCCTTCAGTGGAACAGTTAACGATTTGTCTTATTGTCTGATAGGAGAATGGAACAAGATAGGTCTGTCTGGAAGTTTCATCTATTGTATCGGTATAGCAAACGAAATGTCATTTTAGTAGGAGTTTCTGAAGGCTCTGTTTGCTATTATCGTCGTTTACAATGTCGGGCTGATTGTACGTGAAAACTCTGGATAATTTGTTTCGTTAAATATTCGTCTGTGATAAGCCCAAATTGATTTATGTTGATGGACGGATATAAAATTTGCACCTTGCACCAACACGTAATTCCTATGGGTCATGCTTTCACTTTCCCATAACCGGCTAGTAcccatttatattattttaccgGGTCATCCATTTTATATTGACTATTAAGGTGAAAGTATCTAAATTCCTCGGAAAAACCTTGGAAATTTTATCTCGCAAACTATTCATGCGATCCCCTTTTCCATTTCAAAATGACCTGTAACTCGTTAAGTAACATCGTTGCCCTGATTTTCTGTTAATTATTGTTTCCTCGGCGAAGCTAACGAATTCCTTTTACGCGTGTCTCAGTTAATCATGAAAAAGGAGTTATCTCGACCGAAGCATCGAACGATCCTCGTCATTGTTGCAAAATAAGGCCTAGAACCAGTCGACTAATCCGCGCGTAAGGTCTTGAGAAAACGACGCTTTTCAACGGGATTGCATCACACCACGAGCATGCTATTAGTTAACCAGGTTCGTGTTTTGAAAAAAGAGCGTGTGTGCTCGCGAGTCAAGAGAAACACCAGAACCAGAACCTTTCCCAAGGAAGTTGGAAGGATATTTGCGTTAGAATTTCTGCCAACTGGTTCTATGCGGTTGAACGAACTCGTATACGCGCGTGTTAATTAATCTTCTCTAGTCTTCTTTTCAATAAGCAGGTTTTATCGATCGTGCGTTTGCATATTCCGAATCGTAGGTTGTGCAACGTGGATCGATTTTGACAAGCAGCTCCACGAGGCAATGCATGTACTGTTAGGTAACTATCCCGTAAAGTTCTGTAGTTAGTAATTGACAATTAATGCGTAGACGTGGATACATGTACGCGGCGCGGTGGTTGCAAGTGGAAAGCGAAAGGCCGAGGGAAACAGAGCATAACCGTATCGTGAGATCGTGAACGCGATTCGTTGAAAACCGGGCCCTGAATGTTATCGTGCATTGGCCCGTGATACAGCCTTTTTTTCCGAACCCCCTTTCCAAAGAAACCCGGAAATATTTTCCTCCCTCCATATTTCCGCGATAGCAACTACTCGAGACACCTTGCCATTTTATAGTTTAAACATTTCTTGATAAAACACGTGTTCCTTCTCACGAGACGCTATGTTATACacgacagaagaagaagaagaagaagcagtatAATCTTCTATCGTGAACAAATGACTGAAATAAATCGAAAATGTCAAGCCGAAGCAGAATATAAAGTAAGCCTGAAAAATATTCACAATCTGCATTACAAATGCAATTCACGCGGTTATCCTTAACAAATCGGCTCTTTTGCTCGTTTTGCCTTAGCCAGTTAAGAAACTTCGGTTTCACGCTCATTCAAGCCTCCGACAAGGAGAATGTCGCGAGCTGGAAAAATTGCTACAGTTTAACCCCGAGTTTCTGCTCTTTAAACATCACGGCTTTGCAATTTCGTTTCGCAAAACTAggcgaaaaataaataatttcgtttattcgaaattatgtaaaatttttttttatattccgaGATCTGCAATTTCGATGTAGAAGCGGAAAAACATTTGAAGAGTTAATTACTACGTGAGCACACCGTGCAAAAACTTAACGAAGATAATTGGAAAAATCCTACCTGTCGTTGAGTTCGCATCTACCGTTGCGTTGAAGAAATCTCAGATTCATCAAGATATCCAAGACACGCACTCCTGCTGCTTATTCGATTTCCTGTTGTACGCCCACGTTTCTACCCCTAATTCGATTTTATAGCTCTGCAGTGGTTGCACGTTGCACCTTGAAATCGTCTGCTTGGTCAGATTATCTGTGTTTAATCGTATACTAACCCAAACCTCGTGTAATTATccaattttttacaattaaccctttcactttatttaaaaaaaaaaatgaaatcatttcgaaaataaattattaatgtaatttcgcAATATTTCTCGTTGTTGCAAGAATAATACAGCAATTCAAATGTTACCCCGTGCTAAAACTAAAACGAACACGCGAGTTGGCCATTATTGTGGTAAAAGTTTCAGTGAGAGGTGCTTGAGATTTTTTCAAAAGTAGTCGTCCTTCGTTACATTTACACGTGAACTCGTTACACGTTCCCAACTGCTcagcaatttctttttctttcctatgTATTTCCCCACGTGTTTTGTTTCATCCCGTTACTTATTATGTATGTACCAGAATTTTTAGCAAACTAATAGGATAACTTTTTTCATCGATTTTGGCCTTCGCTAACGATAAATCGATAAACTTGTTATTTTCCTGTCGATTGCCAGATGTTGCAGCGGAAATATCGCGCAATATGCTCGGAAAATTCAATTTCGCCCTCTCAAACGTACTATTTACTGATCTCTTATTAACACACCGAATGTCAGTGggtttacaaatttaatacaattaaataattaaaagagacAGAAAATTCTAAGTaccattaatattataaaattacatgaatatttataatcaaTGAAATTCAACCAAAATAAATGACACAAGTTGAAACGCATGAAAATTCAGAAGATCGAGTAAAACGATTTCCAGTACTCTGGATTCGATCGTTCGTCATTCAAATTGCGCGCGAAATTGTACAACCGCACCGGAAACCATTGGAAAATTTAGCCGGAGGCTGCGTCACCCCTCCAGGGATAGGCTAATGCTTGTAATTAATTCAACTGGAATCTGCGTGAAATTTAAATGCACCTGCACTATTGATTTTTCGATTCGCCGGCAATTTTGACCGCTCAGGTGGCACCACCTTTGCGTACCTAAACTGTGCACATGCGTATCAATCTTGGTACCAATTCGTGTTCCAAATATTTCCTACCCTAACTCTACTAACTTGGAATTTTAATAAACCTTCTAATTTATAATCTCCCATTAAATCTCAGAATGCCCTACTTTAAATTTTTCACAAAAAATCTATTCATCAATCGTATTGTAGAGTTTACCATATGAAATTAGGGTGCAAGTTGAAAATGGTTTCTCGAGATGGAATGAATTACTTTAGGAAGGAAGTTGGAATGTGACCGCGCTCTTCGATATGAAGTGGATCGAAGCAATAGGGGACAGTGACGAAATGTGGAGCACAAGTAACCGTGCTGTCATCGGAAAGTTTGAAAGTAGTGCCATTTCTAAAGAGATGCTACGCACGGTGACTGTACActcaaataaataatagaaagcACAATGTACTctctattaaataataatatcctaAAAGGACAACTTCCAACCAGCAATATAAATTCATTATCCGTTTAAACACTGTTAccgttttaattttcattcgcCTGATCGTGAGTATCGCGTTTTTAATGGCACAAAGTTACACAGCACTTTGTAAACGACTATTAACGAAATTGCTACTCATAAtcgatcaaataaaaattttacaaatcatTAGCAACAGCTAATAATTACACGAAGATCGTTAAAAAACTCAATACCTTCGTAAAACTTATAACTACCGGATCGAACTGGTCGAACCAATTCGTTTTATGTAACAAGTTGATCGTTAACCACCTTTTGGTCTTCCTATCAATTCGTTCGGGAATGAAAAATCGTATAGTTGGGTGGTTTAATGGAATGCATAAAAATAACGCGTACCCAAGTGTACTCTCTAAAAATATACTACGTCGATTCGAAGCCAGTTCTACATTTCTCACCTGTTCCCCCCCCCAACTGCGAAAGGTGTACTTACGTGACAATCCGAGGCTAGAAAATTAATGAGAGAAAGTAGATTTTTTCGATGACGATAATTTATTCCTCGTACTCACGCCCTTGGTAATACCGTAGGAGAATTAATGATGCATTTATGGAGATAGTAACGGGGTAATTAGGGTCGTTTTACTCGGTAATCGCGACGAAATCACGGCTCATTGTCGCTTCGTTCAAAATAAAAACTGACAAAGATTACTTTTCCTTACATTTTCAACTTACTACTTTCTTCAGCAGATTCATCACTGTTCTACTTCTACCATCAGTTGGGCCATCAGTGACCCACGGTGTTCATCGCaagaacaattttaattaaatgagaaACTGCATTTTTTGGTGCAAGTTTCCTCAACTATTCTGCTTTCATAAACTTCTCCACTTTATACTTGGTACATAGGATGATTCATAGCAATCTTTCTGGATCTACCGATCGTTCAGTTtgtatcaaatgaaaaattgaaaacatcGGGGtggaaatttcagaaaattaccGGTACTCgtaaaaaagagaaattcttCCGTCTTTCCGCGAGTTTCACTGTTGCTATGATTCAGAGAAATGACAAAATAGTACCGGAAATGAGGTGAACAGCAACGATAGACAACGCTTTCCATGCTTCCTTTCTCTGTTACATTTTTCCCGTACTATCTAGACAATTGAGGGTTGGCTCACTGAAATATGCTAATCTCAGCTCTAAATTCTCGTAATCAGCTAATTTGCTACCTGACGAACGCCATCCGGAATGCATTCTCTTTTAGagatgaaaatttctttttgcaTATTAGCAATAAGATACCTTATGACGTAAATCTCACaagagaaaaatatataaaaattgtaggaaTTCCAATAATCTGTTTCAAAGTATTTTCCAATAGAATTGGAAATCTATAcgctatttttaacaaattttttggccaaaggaaattaatattaaaacgtAAACCGATACATTTCGTTACAGAACGCGAACGTAAATGATCCCATGGTCTGTCACGATGCGGTCGGCACTAATCATGAATTGTAAGTATACTTTCTAACGATGCTACTGGAATCTCTAATTGATCAACGAAAGCGATTAACGTTTTCTATTACACTGGAATCTCAGGTGTCCTTGCGATGGGGTTGTTCACCTGTATCGATGCGATCACCGTATCGATTGACCGATCTGATAATAAACCGGTAAGTAAAACGAAAAGCCCTTTTTAAGTTGATGCAACCAAAAGGAGCTTCTCTTTTTCGCATGAAAGTCGAGCAAGGAAAACATTGTCCCTGTTGAAGCTTTCAAACTATTTTAAGCTAATGCACAAGATACACAACAGTTGATTGATGTATACATTAAACATCTCTTTCTTCTCTGGCTCTCGAGATGACGTAAATTTTTAGCCAATATTTGTTCAACTTCTTCGATCGATAAAGATTAGCAGGATTAAGATTTTCATATCGCTCaaagtgaaattaaattaacgTTTTCCAAGTATCATTAatagtaattttcttttaaattctttaattttcatcTGTTCCACGTAACTGGAGCTACCGAAAGCTTTAACAGGATCACGTTTCTACAGCTAAGCATCAGATTTCCGAATGTAGGTCAGCGATTTAGTTTAAACTTTGCTCAGTTAACGTACATTATGTTAATAACGCGATAAAAGTTTGTAAGAAGATTTGTAATGTAATTTTTCAGTCGATCTTATCCGTATCAATGgtgataagttatgaaacacaaAACTAGTTAAAATGATgtttgaaaggaaaaaagagattTGCTATCGATAGATTTTAATTTCCTGGAAGGTAACGTCACATTCTCGTTAACGCAATATCAGACAACCTAAATCTACCTCTTATAGCGTAAGAATTCATAAAACGAGGCCTCGTTTCAGTATCCCTTTCGAGAAAGTTGGATCCCCACGATTCACAGAACGAACATAAACATCTCAATGAGTCACGGAACTCGAATCGATTGTAACTTCCGTTCTGTCGATGACAGAAGAAAAACATCGAAAGATAAAACAGGATCTGTTTCCCAAAGGACTCGTtttttcattctattttctCGTTTCCGTCGCTTTGTGTTTTCATCCTGTTTTCTCCCATAGAATTGTTTTCTTCCGTGTTACGTTTCGAAACACTAGATACCTTTTCATAGAAATGAAAACTTGCCGAACACGCAAGTGTTTAAGCTGCTGCCTATTGATTCAGCGAACGGTACCCTTCAACCCTATTTACAGCCACCGACGCGATCATCGATGATCGCAAACGGATGGCGGCCACTGACCAACGGCTACGAAGAAACAATTGGCACAAACGTATCGCCATCGAGCGGTCTCGAGAGGAATGGACCGTTACACCCGGTTCTAGGTAAACTGCAGGAACACATGGCCACGTCGGAGAAGCTGAAACCGCAACGAAAGGGTAAACCGTCCTCCCATCACGACTACAATCCCCCAAGCATACTAGGAAGCTTCACGATGCTTCACGGTCATTCGGCCTTGAAAGCACGCGGCGAGCTACCGAACCACAATCATGCGAATAAACACGTCGCCTCGGAGACCCGAGACTACACCTTCCTGATCCCACCTCCGAAAGACGCCTACCGTTTCGAAATGGACCACCATAGGAAGCCGATTTTACGGGATAACTCCGGATACCTTCGTCAACCACAATTCGGACCCCCAACCGGTCATCAACCACCCGACCCGATAAAGGCGGCCACATATTTCATCAAAAGTTACACCTCCACCACCAACATGCCCTCCTCGCCAGTGTCATCCCCGAAGAACAGACATTACGCGGATCCGTACGTTCCTCAGCTGCTCCAGCCTCCAAGGTACCAGGTGAAGCCATTCGAATCGCTGAAAGTGTCCAACAGCGCTAAGCCCTATTTCCAACCCCCTGGTACCGCGCTGGCTCCAGACTTTGGAAAGGATAAACGGCTTAGCGACTACGAGCACCGAGCCAACTACGATAAATTCCAACCGCCCTCCCATAATGATCACCTGATCAATCCTGCGAGCAGCGGAAACTTTTTCAGCCAAGTGAACCACCCTCCTCACTCCTACAAAACTTCCTACGAGAGGGACCCAGCCTTCCTGGTGCACGAGAGCCACGAAATCAGCTACATTACACCTCCTTCCATCTATAATGGATTCAATTTTAGACCCTCTTTGCCGTACGAGACCCTACTGCCGCCAGACGTCTACAGTTCCTCGACTCCATCGCCCACCACCCCAAGGGAGTCAAACAAATATCAGCAATCGGCTGATCTCGGTCAAGGACACGATTATAAACGACCAGGACATAACACCGCGACTAAACAGGTCGATGATAATGGAGGACACGGTGAGATTTTGCCCACCGCAGGGATTGGGAACACCTATTACGTGTCGGAACAACAGGATCTAACCCCGCCACCTCCATCTTGGCCCGCGCCAAAGAATAAATACACCTCGGACATCAACGAGGTTCTACCAAGAGTCAATCCTCCTTCGAAATTCAATCAGGAACCCATCGGATCCAATCAGATCCCTCAAGTTCCTAAAGTAGTGTACATCAAACCTCAGGCCCAAGCTCCTCAGTATTCAGGCTCTGTCCTACCGATTGATATTCGGCCAGAGAACAGCGAACCGGAGTACGAGACACCAGAGAGTATATCTCTGAAACACTTCAACGAGCAACAGTATCTTCTTCAGCAACAACTGTTGCAAAGAGATAGACAGAGGCTGGCTGAACAGGAGAGGCAACAACAGTTGGAGATTGAGAAACAGCAACAGGAGGAATTGAAGAAGAGGCAGGAAGAGCTGAGGCAGCTGTTGGAAGAACAAAAGGAAGAGGACGAGGCTAGATTGGCTGTCGAATCGGCGAAGAATCAATCGCAGCAACTGGCTAAAGTGACGGAGGAACAGGGTCCTTATTCGATCCAGCTGACGGAATACGAAATCCCGAAGGTAACCACCATTCCAACCGCGGTGATTACCGAGCAGACCGGTCTTGGAAAACTGCCAAAGGTTCAACAGTCTCAGGTAGGTCTTTCCAGGGAGGCTTTTTGCCAAGTGTTTGACCACCGTGGAAGTTCGGTAATAAATGGGGGATAGGTTACGGTCCGGGTGGTTATACTTCAGGGACAGTTTTCGAATAATAAATATGATGAGCGGTGTGGGCGTTACGAGGAGTTTTCATTTAATCTAAGAGAAAATTAGGTACCTTTTAGGcatataaaaatcaatatttgtcattaattaccaagttcacAACAAAGTTTCGAAATCCTTCCACAGGTAACTCAACCCAGCTACACCATCTCGGAGAGTCCTGCGGTGCCGAGTCAGCAGTATCAAGATCAATTAAGAAATCAACCAGAACAAGTCAATTATCGAGAGCCTCAAATTGATTTACGACCTCACAGGCCGCTGAAACCGTCACGCGATCAATATAGGCGAAGAAAGCCAAGCACCTCGGCATACGAGCCTGCACCAACAGAAGCTCCCGCCCAGCTTCCGGAAACCTCGCTGCCTATAACGTTGCACGCCGAAGAAGTACCCATTCAGACTACTGGCACCTTTGAAATCACCACCCTGCCGTCGGTAGTGACACAGAAGCCG carries:
- the LOC117606289 gene encoding uncharacterized protein LOC117606289, giving the protein MIPWSVTMRSALIMNCVLAMGLFTCIDAITVSIDRSDNKPPPTRSSMIANGWRPLTNGYEETIGTNVSPSSGLERNGPLHPVLGKLQEHMATSEKLKPQRKGKPSSHHDYNPPSILGSFTMLHGHSALKARGELPNHNHANKHVASETRDYTFLIPPPKDAYRFEMDHHRKPILRDNSGYLRQPQFGPPTGHQPPDPIKAATYFIKSYTSTTNMPSSPVSSPKNRHYADPYVPQLLQPPRYQVKPFESLKVSNSAKPYFQPPGTALAPDFGKDKRLSDYEHRANYDKFQPPSHNDHLINPASSGNFFSQVNHPPHSYKTSYERDPAFLVHESHEISYITPPSIYNGFNFRPSLPYETLLPPDVYSSSTPSPTTPRESNKYQQSADLGQGHDYKRPGHNTATKQVDDNGGHGEILPTAGIGNTYYVSEQQDLTPPPPSWPAPKNKYTSDINEVLPRVNPPSKFNQEPIGSNQIPQVPKVVYIKPQAQAPQYSGSVLPIDIRPENSEPEYETPESISLKHFNEQQYLLQQQLLQRDRQRLAEQERQQQLEIEKQQQEELKKRQEELRQLLEEQKEEDEARLAVESAKNQSQQLAKVTEEQGPYSIQLTEYEIPKVTTIPTAVITEQTGLGKLPKVQQSQVTQPSYTISESPAVPSQQYQDQLRNQPEQVNYREPQIDLRPHRPLKPSRDQYRRRKPSTSAYEPAPTEAPAQLPETSLPITLHAEEVPIQTTGTFEITTLPSVVTQKPRTRRPGAPLRRRRPTTTTTTTTPEPVTAAEDYLKYDRPEEVKHHLDPSRRRRIKPTQATYDESVTEKKANIRKRPGHRNRVNPGEPFEAEIVTEIVHTPVNTYKSETESLQSYTDYNQFVTNQPNGQQFDYTSQKFLQVDEQAEDTTQPIPVEYYTESTRTNVEDVLNNENYNENSGPVTNIPLENLFVRTEGNYYDRATAVSSTSAGVSSISSVTTTPSTTTSTEQSTTEAPQISTSTIRSHKIRPMRYGNTTRPRFSIKDYKSRLDYKSRLSQTSSTEASSTPAPHTKQRGTSIKYQQQNGDTNRETPGRYKYMSRMNYRSTSPTPLISKDQETAVEEGTSSTTERSNRFVPKRRPVNANVYRSRISGTTSNPNKNQHQYDSENQKPSTARPENVFSSSVRRRPTMKSRLPAQKESSTVAYHARKEAEATEMAAEETSFYSAVTTMASTRVAANEIPVENEQTGSTDVPAVDEDKNADESEIKPSFHAENEHPPGEPVASSTAKTVHENRLKETAVTDQYSSTKTEVTTVSNENKETTSTLDEEELFAKASQSVADLTSSASALYDKPGMFKAVSPESRVVANHFKIPTDEPTLPIEAFFQELSKKS